A genomic stretch from Solenopsis invicta isolate M01_SB chromosome 15, UNIL_Sinv_3.0, whole genome shotgun sequence includes:
- the LOC105201714 gene encoding uncharacterized protein LOC105201714: protein MVVLSRVGSPTMSATVAGNQQQHHPHQEWDINDSNVPRVVEYDPWCEWADGHVRRVYGPDCEEARRHASGWAMRNTNNHNVSILKKSCLGVLVCTQECILPGGGRVHLRPAICDKARKKQQGKPCPNRQCTGRLEIQSCRGHCGYPVTHFWRHTEHAIFFQAKGQHDHPRPEAKSTSEARRSVGAGRRVRGLAVLLAREAALGSKLMSLRGTKRSSTDTLEQPSRTTQPPPLISDKGYSCSCPPFECMCSLQTNVSSYPQSHHHQTTIYPQQLPPTDGPYWLQDVPPQENPVGYCLPNQVSQEASYGDFPPFTGDLFQPEEIFQLDQPLRPDFSANPQDVARSPPTLLDLGSGTIKYEMKQQNQDQGYWNQFLSEDSSSSHLSLPQDERLHFPNFEPEKISNGFPSRRAMHHYIQEKNPNQPANDVLSYQNYPRSQSQKGFTEGNAKDEHEQSYWSQNQQDNRLHLESFEVKEEDLLSSRREVDYKNSCQPPMVNRAEYGLYQRPKSEDLQEQTARRNCSPEGSKPYPFDGYQMFEHGDAKNQPHNRVVHQNSTRMNLDERLQSCYGNQETPETTERLFHNTSSVAETSVQSRNNSESFFYPSNERCHYTCEILERVPQMMSTGPAHGTVNNYGDPAAAELDLPPFVDYTLVGMLCSSADEETSSLLPGCPQDSHNYIPHH from the exons ATGGTAGTTCT GAGTCGCGTGGGGTCGCCGACGATGTCAGCGACTGTCGCCGGCAACCAGCAGCAACATCATCCTCATCAAGAATGGGACATAAACGATTCAAACGTTCCGAGG GTAGTGGAATACGATCCCTGGTGCGAATGGGCGGACGGACACGTGAGGAGAGTCTACGGACCAGATTGCGAGGAAGCGAGGAGGCACGCCTCCGGCTGGGCGATGAGAAACACCAACAATCACAACGTGAGCATTTTGAAGAAGAGTTGCCTGGGCGTTCTGGTCTGCACGCAGGAGTGCATACTGCCCGGCGGTGGAAGGGTTCACCTCCGACCAGCGATCTGCGATAAG GCGAGAAAGAAGCAACAGGGCAAACCGTGTCCCAATAGGCAGTGCACTGGTCGCTTAGAGATACAATCGTGTCGCGGTCACTGCGGTTATCCCGTGACGCACTTTTGGCGGCACACGGAGCACGCTATCTTCTTCCAAGCTAAGGGCCAACACGATCATCCGCGACCGGAAGCGAAATCTACGTCGGAGGCGCGAAGAAGCGTGGGTGCTGGTAGGAGGGTCAGAGGACTGGCGGTGCTTCTGGCGAGAGAGGCTGCCCTAGGCTCCAAG TTAATGTCACTGAGAGGAACTAAAAGGTCAAGTACGGACACGCTCGAACAACCATCAAGAACGACGCAGCCACCTCCATTGATCTCTGATAAAG GATACTCATGCTCGTGTCCGCCCTTCGAGTGCATGTGCTCGCTGCAAACGAACGTATCATCGTATCCACAGTCCCATCATCACCAAACAACGATATACCCCCAACAACTGCCACCCACAGACGGACCCTATTGGCTGCAGGACGTTCCGCCGCAGGAGAATCCCGTTGGTTACTGTTTACCAAACCAAGTTTCCCAGGAAGCATCCTACGGCGACTTTCCACCCTTCACGGGTGACCTCTTTCAACCGGAAGAGATCTTTCAATTAGACCAACCCTTGAGGCCGGATTTCTCGGCAAATCCCCAAGACGTGGCTCGTTCGCCACCAACTTTGCTTGATCTCGGCAGCGGCACCATTAAATACGAGATGAAACAGCAGAATCAAGATCAGGGTTACTGGAACCAATTTCTCAGCGAAGACTCCAGTAGCAGCCACCTGAGCTTGCCTCAGGATGAGAGGCTCCATTTCCCCAACTTTGAGCCCGAGAAGATCTCTAACGGCTTCCCTTCCAGAAGGGCGATGCATCATTACATCCAAGAGAAGAATCCGAATCAGCCCGCAAATGACGTCCTGAGCTATCAGAATTATCCTCGATCGCAGAGTCAAAAAGGCTTCACTGAGGGGAACGCGAAAGACGAACATGAGCAATCTTATTGGTCCCAGAATCAACAAGACAACAGATTACACTTGGAAAGTTTCGAAGTCAAGGAGGAGGATCTCTTGTCTTCGCGTAGAGAAGTCGATTACAAAAATAGTTGTCAGCCTCCGATGGTGAACAGAGCGGAGTACGGTCTCTACCAGAGGCCGAAGAGCGAGGATCTGCAGGAGCAAACGGCGCGACGCAACTGCAGCCCCGAGGGAAGCAAGCCTTATCCTTTCGACGGCTACCAAATGTTCGAGCACGGTGACGCTAAGAACCAGCCACACAACCGCGTTGTTCACCAAAATTCAACTCGAATGAATCTAGACGAAAGACTTCAGAGTTGTTACGGCAATCAGGAGACACCAGAAACTACGGAGAGGTTGTTCCACAACACCTCCAGCGTGGCGGAGACGTCGGTCCAGTCCCGGAACAACTCCGAATCCTTCTTCTATCCCAGCAACGAACGTTGCCATTACACTTGTGAAATCCTCGAACGGGTGCCGCAGATGATGAGCACCGGACCGGCACACGGGACCGTCAATAACTATGGCGACCCGGCCGCCGCCGAACTGGATCTGCCGCCCTTTGTAGATTATACGCTAGTCGGGATGCTATGCAGCTCCGCGGATGAGGAGACGTCGAGCCTGCTGCCGGGATGTCCTCAGGACTCGCACAACTACATTCCTCATCATTAA